The Pochonia chlamydosporia 170 chromosome 1, whole genome shotgun sequence genome window below encodes:
- a CDS encoding 3-deoxy-7-phosphoheptulonate synthase (similar to Coccidioides immitis RS XP_001241139.1), with protein MASQPWNPATWRAKPIKQSPSYPEPEKLTKVVNELSRMPPLVHPNEILALKAHLRDVAHGKAFLLQGGDCAELFDYCQQGTIESKIKLLLQMSVVLIWGTNKRVVRIGRMAGQYAKPRSSPTELHQGREIPSFRGDILNGYHVDEREIDPNRLIKAYHYSAATLNYIRASIASGIADLHRPLDWGLGHVRDPVLKEKYSSIANSIQQTLRFLQVINSRPDELHTVELFTSHEGLLLEYEEPLTRLLETPTAPPPPPASSRAPSPTPATSDDNSKPSQAYYDTSAHFIWIGDRTRQLDHAHVEFFRGIANPIGVKVGPTTPTSDLLDLLRTLNPDREPGKITLITRYGANKVGELLPKHIRAVEDSEYRQCVVWQCDPMHGNTLSTPSGIKTRRFNDIYKELQESLRIHKEQKSYLGGVHLELTGDAVTECLGGSEGLEEDDLSTNYTSFCDPRLNEKQALELAFLVADHFSQEQKNEA; from the exons ATGGCTTCTCAACCATGGAACCCGGCAACATGGCGCGCAAAGCCCATCAAACAGTCACCAAGCTATCCTGAGCCAGAGAAGCTGACCAAGgtcgtcaatgagctctcgcGAATGCCGCCCTTGGTCCACCCTAATGAGATCCTCGCTCTCAAGGCTCACCTGCGGGATGTTGCCCATGGCAAAGCCTTCCTTCTGCAGGGCGGCGATTGTGCCGAGCTCTTTGACTACTGCCAGCAAGGCACCATCGAGTCCAAaatcaagctgctcttgcaGATGAGCGTTGTTCTTATTTGGGGCACCAATAAGCGAGTTGTTCGTATCGGTCGAATGGCCGGCCAGTATGCCAAGCCTCGTTCGAGCCCGACCGAATTGCATCAGGGTCGGGAGATTCCAAGCTTCAGAGGCGATATTCTCAATGGCTACCATGTCGATGAGAGAGAAATCGACCCTAATCGCCTAATCAA GGCTTACCACTACTCTGCAGCAACCCTCAACTACATCCGTGCTTCCATCGCATCCGGAATTGCTGACCTTCACCGGCCCTTGGATTGGGGTCTGGGTCACGTACGTGATCCTGTCCTGAAGGAGAAATACTCATCCATTGCAAACAGCATTCAGCAGACTCTCCGCTTCTTGCAAGTTATCAACTCGCGTCCAGATGAGCTGCACACAGTTGAGCTATTCACCAGTCATGAGGGCCTGCTTCTGGAGTATGAGGAACCTCTGACTCGACTGCTAGAGACGCCTACTGCTCCTCCGCCGCCCCCTGCTAGTAGCAGAGCCCCTTCTCCCACTCCAGCTACAAGTGACGACAATTCcaaacccagccaagccTACTACGACACATCAGCACACTTCATTTGGATTGGAGATAGAACGCGTCAACTCGATCATGCCCACGTTGAGTTCTTCCGTGGCATTGCCAACCCCATTGGCGTCAAAGTTGGTCCGACGACGCCGACTTCTGACCTATTGGATCTGCTACGAACACTCAACCCCGACCGTGAGCCCGGAAAGATCACCCTGATCACTCGCTATGGCGCAAACAAGGTTGGAGAGTTGCTACCAAAACACATTCGCGCAGTTGAGGACTCAGAATACCGCCAGTGTGTTGTTTGGCAATGTGACCCCATGCATGGGAACACGCTTTCTACACCTTCAGGAATAAAAACCCGCCGTTTCAACGATATCTAcaaagaacttcaagagtcGCTTCGCATCCATAAAGAGCAGAAAAGTTACCTCGGCGGTGTTCACCTCGAACTTACTGGTGACGCCGTCACTGAATGCTTAGGAGGTAGCGAAGGACTCGAGGAGGATGACTTGTCCACCAATTACACCTCTTTCTGCGACCCTCGACTCAATGAGAagcaagcacttgagcttgCATTTCTAGTTGCCGATCATTTTTCACAAGAACAGAAAAATGAGGCGTGA
- a CDS encoding aldose 1-epimerase family protein (similar to Metarhizium acridum CQMa 102 XP_007813982.1), whose protein sequence is MVDRRHKPSALATTPGLPPQPQVTISDGNSRVSAVLPTGESVDILLIGATVLSWKDAAGDEKLWLSKDTKLDGSKGVRGGIPLVFPLFGPASPNHEATSKLPQHGLARTARWEFLGKSTSEGSSSSVKLDFGLSSENIPDNTQALWPYKFGLLYSVTLDRESLNTTLVITNDGDESFDCQMLLHTYFNIKDISTVEITGLEDAKYIDKVDGAKTKSEASSPVAFSGETDRIYTPSKGPGHPIIISDSGQPRFRIVRDNLDQVVVWNPWIEKAQAMSDFAPKDGYKNMVCVEAGSVDGWQKLDKGDAFEGAQTIYLS, encoded by the exons ATGGTCGATAGACGACACAAACCGTCAGCCTTGGCCACTACCCCAGGTTTGCCTCCGCAGCCACAAGTTACCATCTCGGATGGCAATTCACGCGTGTCTGCGGTTCTTCCCACGGGAGAGAGCGTTGACATACTGCTGATTGGCGCCACCGTTCTCAGCTGGAAAGATGCTGCTGGGGATGAGAAGCTGTGGTTAAGCAAGGACACAAAGCTAGATGGATCTAAAGGTGTCCGTGGGGGTATCCCATTGGTTTTTCCG TTATTCGGTCCGGCAAGCCCCAACCACGAAGCCACATCAAAGTTACCTCAACATGGTCTGGCGAGAACTGCCAGGTGGGAATTTTTGGGCAAGTCTACCAGCGAAGGTTCCAGTTCCAGCGTAAAACTTGATTTTGGACTCTCGTCCGAGAACATTCCGGATAATACCCAGGCACTGTGGCCATATAAATTTGGTTTGCTGTACAGCGTTACCTTGGACCGGGAAAGTCTAAACACTACGCTTGTCATCACcaatgatggcgatgagTCTTTTGATTGTCAGATGTTGCTGCACACATATTTCAATATCAAG GATATCTCTACGGTTGAAATTACGGGTCTGGAAGATGCTAAATATATTGACAAGGTAGATGGAGCGAAAACCAAGAGTGAAGCCAGCTCCCCAGTTGCATTCTCTGGTGAGACGGATCGCATTTACACTCCATCTAAAGGGCCCGGACACCCAATTATCATCTCCGACTCAGGGCAACCTCGCTTCCGCATCGTCAGAGATAACCTTGACCAAGTTGTTGTGTGGAATCCCTGGATTGAGAAGGCCCAGGCTATGTCTGACTTTGCTCCCAAGGATGGCTACAAGAATATGGTTTGTGTTGAAGCCGGCAGCGTTGATGGCTGGCAGAAGTTGGACAAAGGTGATGCTTTTGAAGGGGCACAGACAATATATCTCTCTTAA